A DNA window from Drosophila sechellia strain sech25 chromosome X, ASM438219v1, whole genome shotgun sequence contains the following coding sequences:
- the LOC6615867 gene encoding uncharacterized protein LOC6615867: MEATPGYQDISALEKSVANAGSQLYTMAHKLHAVERSLEQTTMEQMDEMEVLELLESMSEVTNEYQNLRKDIREVQQLQRDVSSSIRYQMRSMQQTFHTLKKRIASSQKGRKQSKKGLDGAGVGIHE, encoded by the exons ATGGAGGCCACGCCGGGCTACCAGGACATCAGCGCTCTGGAAAAATCG GTGGCCAATGCAGGATCGCAGCTTTACACGATGGCCCACAAACTGCACGCGGTGGAGCGCAGCCTCGAACAGACGACGATGGAGCAGATGGACGAGATGGAGGTCCTCGAGTTGCTCGAGTCGATGAGCGAGGTGACCAACGAGTATCAGAATCTGCGCAAGGACATTCGCGAGGTGCAGCAGTTGCAGCGTGACGTCAGCAGCTCCATACGGTACCAAATGCGCAGCATGCAGCAGACTTTTCACACTCTAAAAAAGCGGATAGCTAGCTCCCAGAAGGGTCGCAAACAGTCCAAGAAAGGGCTCGATGGAGCAGGGGTTGGGATTCATGAATAA
- the LOC6615869 gene encoding carboxypeptidase D isoform X3, whose product MPTLGLLFASVGIAVLAMGVPHCRGYTIKEDESFLQQPHYASQEQLEDLFAGLEKAYPDQAKVHFLGRSLEGRNLLALQISRNTRSRNLLTPPVKYIANMHGDETVGRQLLVYLAQYLLGNHERISDLGQLVNSTDIYLVPTMNPDGYALSQEGNCESLPNYVGRGNAANIDLNRDFPDRLEQSHVHQLRAQSRQPETAALVNWIVSKPFVLSANFHGGAVVASYPYDNSLAHNECCEESLTPDDRVFKQLAHTYSDNHPIMRKGNNCNDSFSGGITNGAHWYELSGGMQDFNYAFSNCFELTIELSCCKYPAASTLPQEWQRNKASLLQLLRQAHIGIKGLVIDVSGFPIADANVYVAGLEEKPMRTSKRGEYWRLLTPGLYSVHASAFGYQTSAPQQVRVTNDNQEALRLDFKLAPVETNFDGISSFYSPYYF is encoded by the exons ATGCCAACTCTGGGTCTCCTGTTCGCCTCCGTCGGCATCGCCGTGCTGGCGATGGGTGTGCCGCATTGCAGGGGCTACACCATCAAGGAGGATGAATCCTTCCTGCAGCAACCGCACTATGCTAGCCAAGAGCAGCTGGAGGACTTGTTTGCTGGCCTGGAGAAGGCGTACCCCGACCAGGCCAAAGTACACTTCCTGGGTCGATCTCTGGAAGGACGCAATCTGCTCGCCCTGCAAATCTCGCGGAACACCCGGTCGCGGAATCTCCTTACACCTCCAGTAAAGTACATAGCCAATATGCATGGAGACGAAACGGTGGGCAGGCAGCTCCTAGTTTATTTGGCACAATATCTGCTCGGTAATCACGAAAGAATCAGCGATCTGGGCCAGCTGGTCAACAGCACCGACATCTACTTGGTGCCCACGATGAATCCGGATGGCTATGCGTTGTCCCAG GAAGGCAACTGCGAGTCGCTGCCCAACTATGTGGGTCGTGGCAATGCGGCCAACATCGACTTGAATCGCGATTTCCCCGATCGCCTGGAGCAGAGCCATGTCCACCAGTTGCGCGCCCAGTCTCGTCAGCCGGAAACAGCAGCCTTGGTAAATTGGATCGTTAGCAAACCGTTTGTGCTCTCTGCCAATTTTCATGGCGGAGCTGTTGTGGCCAGCTATCCCTACGACAACTCCTT GGCTCACAATGAGTGCTGCGAGGAGAGTTTGACTCCGGATGATCGCGTCTTCAAGCAGCTGGCCCACACCTATTCCGACAACCATCCGATTATGAGAAAGGGCAACAATTGCAACGATAGTTTCTCGGGAGGTATCACCAACGGAGCCCACTGGTATGAGTTGTCCGGCGGAATGCAGGACTTTAACTATGCGTTTAGCAACTGTTTCGAGCTGACCATCGAGTTGTCCTGCTGCAAGTATCCGGCAGCTAGCACTTTGCCCCAGGAATGGCAGCGGAACAAGGCatcgctgctgcagctgctgcgccAGGCGCATATCGGCATCAAGGGCCTGGTGATCGATGTCAGTGGCTTTCCAATAGCCGATGCCAATGTCTACGTGGCTGGACTAGAGGAGAAACCCATGCGCACTTCGAAACGAGGAGAATACTGGAGGCTCTTGACCCCGGGACTCTACAGCGTGCACGCCTCTGCTTTTGG TTACCAGACCAGTGCCCCGCAACAAGTCcgggtgaccaacgataaccAGGAGGCCTTGCGCCTGGACTTCAAGCTTGCTCCCGTCGAGACGAACTTTGATGGTATTAGCAGTTTTTACAGTCCCTATTATTTCTAG
- the LOC6615869 gene encoding carboxypeptidase D isoform X1 has product MPTLGLLFASVGIAVLAMGVPHCRGYTIKEDESFLQQPHYASQEQLEDLFAGLEKAYPDQAKVHFLGRSLEGRNLLALQISRNTRSRNLLTPPVKYIANMHGDETVGRQLLVYLAQYLLGNHERISDLGQLVNSTDIYLVPTMNPDGYALSQEGNCESLPNYVGRGNAANIDLNRDFPDRLEQSHVHQLRAQSRQPETAALVNWIVSKPFVLSANFHGGAVVASYPYDNSLAHNECCEESLTPDDRVFKQLAHTYSDNHPIMRKGNNCNDSFSGGITNGAHWYELSGGMQDFNYAFSNCFELTIELSCCKYPAASTLPQEWQRNKASLLQLLRQAHIGIKGLVIDVSGFPIADANVYVAGLEEKPMRTSKRGEYWRLLTPGLYSVHASAFGYQTSAPQQVRVTNDNQEALRLDFKLAPVETNFDGNFRKVKVERSEPPQKLKEQFNGFLTPTKFEHHNFTAMESYLRAISSSYPSLTRLYSIGKSVQGRDLWVLEIFATPGSHVPGVPEFKYVANMHGNEVVGKELLLLLTKYMLERYGNDDRITKLVNGTRMHFLYSMNPDGYEISIEGDRTGGVGRANAHGIDLNRNFPDQYGTDRFNKVTEPEVAAVMNWTLSVPFVLSANLHGGSLVANYPFDDNENDFNDPFMRLRNYSINGRKPNPTEDNALFKHLARIYSNAHPTMHLGQPCELFQNEFFADGITNGAQWYSVTGGMQDWNYVRAECLELTIEMGCDKFPMAAELSRYWQDHREPLLQFIEQVHRGIHGFVHSTIGTPIAGAVVRLDGANHSTYSQVFGDYWKLALPGRHNLTVLGDNYAPLRMEVEVPNAEPFEMRMDITLMPDDPQHWASANDFRIIENVVNTRYHTNPQVRARLAELENQNGQIASFGYADSEFGTLFNYLKMTSDIGEPEEHKYKLLVVSSLYDTTAPLGREILLNLIRHLVEGFKLQDASVVELLKRSVIYFLPQTSKFQNVFDMYNSNTSICDPVLGDELAERILGPETDQAKDVFLQFLRSERFDLMLTFGAGNSDLNYPKGDSVLEKFAHRMQRTEFNYSPLQCPPSATRQLHQETTERLTNMMYRIYNLPVYTLGISCCRMPQQKKIASVWRKNIDKIKNFLALVKTGVSGLVQNDKGQPLREAYVRLLEHDRIINVTKNVARFQLMLPHGLYGLEVTAPNYKSQMIKVDVEDGRVTELGIIRMHPITLIRGVVLELPNNDNKATTTIAGVVLDESNHPVRNAKVSVVGQTQLRNFTGSMGQYRISAVPLGTIILKVEAPRHLEATRQMHLIQGGLATENVVFHLKVNEHVFGLPRFLFILCASVLIIVGVIVCVLCAQFWFYRRHRGDKPYYNFSLLPQRGKEQFGLEDDDAGDDGETELFRSPIKRGMTIQPYFDEEQLERILHTDDDDDDGPHMEPELDVADDSEDDIVMLHNNGNKRRH; this is encoded by the exons ATGCCAACTCTGGGTCTCCTGTTCGCCTCCGTCGGCATCGCCGTGCTGGCGATGGGTGTGCCGCATTGCAGGGGCTACACCATCAAGGAGGATGAATCCTTCCTGCAGCAACCGCACTATGCTAGCCAAGAGCAGCTGGAGGACTTGTTTGCTGGCCTGGAGAAGGCGTACCCCGACCAGGCCAAAGTACACTTCCTGGGTCGATCTCTGGAAGGACGCAATCTGCTCGCCCTGCAAATCTCGCGGAACACCCGGTCGCGGAATCTCCTTACACCTCCAGTAAAGTACATAGCCAATATGCATGGAGACGAAACGGTGGGCAGGCAGCTCCTAGTTTATTTGGCACAATATCTGCTCGGTAATCACGAAAGAATCAGCGATCTGGGCCAGCTGGTCAACAGCACCGACATCTACTTGGTGCCCACGATGAATCCGGATGGCTATGCGTTGTCCCAG GAAGGCAACTGCGAGTCGCTGCCCAACTATGTGGGTCGTGGCAATGCGGCCAACATCGACTTGAATCGCGATTTCCCCGATCGCCTGGAGCAGAGCCATGTCCACCAGTTGCGCGCCCAGTCTCGTCAGCCGGAAACAGCAGCCTTGGTAAATTGGATCGTTAGCAAACCGTTTGTGCTCTCTGCCAATTTTCATGGCGGAGCTGTTGTGGCCAGCTATCCCTACGACAACTCCTT GGCTCACAATGAGTGCTGCGAGGAGAGTTTGACTCCGGATGATCGCGTCTTCAAGCAGCTGGCCCACACCTATTCCGACAACCATCCGATTATGAGAAAGGGCAACAATTGCAACGATAGTTTCTCGGGAGGTATCACCAACGGAGCCCACTGGTATGAGTTGTCCGGCGGAATGCAGGACTTTAACTATGCGTTTAGCAACTGTTTCGAGCTGACCATCGAGTTGTCCTGCTGCAAGTATCCGGCAGCTAGCACTTTGCCCCAGGAATGGCAGCGGAACAAGGCatcgctgctgcagctgctgcgccAGGCGCATATCGGCATCAAGGGCCTGGTGATCGATGTCAGTGGCTTTCCAATAGCCGATGCCAATGTCTACGTGGCTGGACTAGAGGAGAAACCCATGCGCACTTCGAAACGAGGAGAATACTGGAGGCTCTTGACCCCGGGACTCTACAGCGTGCACGCCTCTGCTTTTGG TTACCAGACCAGTGCCCCGCAACAAGTCcgggtgaccaacgataaccAGGAGGCCTTGCGCCTGGACTTCAAGCTTGCTCCCGTCGAGACGAACTTTGATG GCAACTTCCGGAAGGTAAAGGTCGAGCGCTCTGAGCCTCCACAGAAGCTCAAGGAGCAGTTCAATGGATTCTTGACCCCGACTAAATTTGAACACCACAACTTTACGGCCATGGAGAG CTACCTGAGGGCGATTAGCAGCAGCTATCCTTCCCTTACACGCCTCTACAGCATCGGTAAGAGCGTCCAGGGTCGTGATCTTTGGGTGCTTGAGATTTTTGCCACGCCGGGTTCTCATGTCCCGGGGGTTCCAGAGTTCAAATATGTGGCCAACATGCATGGCAACGAGGTGGTGGGCAAGGAATTGCTCCTACTCCTCACCAAATATATGCTGGAACGCTATGGCAATGATGACAGGATTACCAAGCTGGTGAATGGCACCcgcatgcattttttgtaCAGCATGAACCCCGATGGGTATGAGATCTCCATCGAGGGCGACAGAACCGGCGGAGTTGGAAGAGCGAATGCGCATGGAATTGATTTGAACAGAAACTTCCCCGATCAATATGGCACGGACCGGTTCAATAAGGTGACGGAACCCGAGGTGGCTGCCGTCATGAACTGGACACTGTCGGTGCCATTTGTTTTGTCCGCCAATCTCCATGGCGGCTCCTTGGTTGCGAACTACCCCTTCGACGATAACGAAAATGATTTTAATGATCCGTTTATGAGACTCCGCAATTATAGTATCAATGGCCGCAAGCCAAATCCCACCGAGGATAATGCTCTTTTCAAACACCTCGCCCGGATTTATTCAAACGCACACCCCACTATGCACCTGGGCCAGCCATGTGAGCTCTTCCAGAATGAATTCTTCGCTGATGGCATCACCAATGGTGCTCAATGGTATAGTGTTACTGGGGGAATGCAGGACTGGAACTATGTGCGGGCTGAATGCCTGGAGCTAACCATCGAAATGGGTTGCGATAAGTTTCCCATGGCCGCCGAGCTTTCGCGATACTGGCAGGATCATCGCGAGCCTCTGCTACAGTTTATTGAGCAAGTGCATCGCGGCATTCATGGATTTGTGCATAGCACCATTGGCACGCCGATTGCGGGAGCTGTTGTTCGTTTAGATGGAGCCAATCATTCGACCTACAGTCAAGTCTTCGGGGACTATTGGAAGCTAGCGCTGCCTGGTCGACATAATCTCACTGTGCTGGGGGACAACTATGCACCACTACGAATGGAAGTTGAAGTCCCCAACGCCGAACCCTTCGAAATGCGGATGGATATCACCCTCATGCCAGACGATCCCCAGCATTGGGCATCCGCCAATGACTTTAGGATTATTGAAAACGTGGTCAACACAAGGTATCACACTAACCCGCAAGTTCGCGCACGCCTTGCGGAGCTGGAGAACCAAAATGGACAGATCGCCAGCTTTGGATATGCCGATTCTGAATTTGGCACACTCTTCAATTACCTCAAAATGACATCTGAT ATTGGCGAGCCCGAGGAACACAAGTACAAGCTGTTGGTGGTTAGTTCCCTATATGATACAACGGCTCCTCTGGGCAGGGAAATTCTGCTCAACCTAATACGACACTTGGTCGAAGGATTTAAGCTGCAGGACGCGTCTGTGGTCGAGTTGCTGAAACGAAGTGTTATCTACTTTCTACCGCAGACTAGCAAGTTCCAAAATGTCTTTGACATGTACAACAGCAA CACCTCCATTTGCGACCCAGTCCTGGGGGATGAGTTAGCAGAGCGCATTCTTGGCCCGGAGACAGACCAGGCCAAGGACgtatttttgcaatttttgcgTAGCGAACGCTTTGATTTGATGCTTACCTTTGGAGCAGGCAACTCCGACTTGAACTATCCCAAAGGGGACTCGGTGCTAGAGAAGTTTGCCCACAGAATGCAGCGAACGGAGTTTAACTACTCGCCCCTGCAGTGCCCTCCATCCGCCACGAGACAGCTCCACCAGGAGACCACCGAGAGATTGACCAATATGATGTACCGCATATACAATTTACCCGTTTACACCTTGGGCATTTCCTGCTGCCGCATGCCGCAACAAAAGAAAATCGCTTCCGTTTGGCGCAAAAACATCGATAAGATTAAGAACTTTTTGGCTCTGGTGAAAACCGGAGTAAGTGGCTTGGTGCAGAACGATAAAGGACAACCATTGAGGGAGGCCTATGTCCGATTGTTGGAGCACGATAGAATCATTAATGTTACCAAGAATGTGGCGAGATTCCAGTTGATGCTGCCCCATGGTCTTTATGGATTGGAGGTAACCGCTCCCAACTACAAGTCGCAAATGATTAAGGTGGACGTAGAAGATGGTAGAGTCACGGAATTGGGCATTATACGCATGCATCCAATCACGTTGATTCGTGGCGTTGTTCTGGAGCTGCCAAATAACGATAACAAAGCCACTACTACCATTGCAGGAGTGGTGCTGGATGAGAGCAACCACCCAGTGCGGAACGCCAAGGTCTCGGTGGTGGGGCAGACTCAATTGAGGAACTTTACAGGCAGCATGGGACAGTATCGTATATCGGCGGTACCCCTAGGCACCATCATTCTAAAAGTAGAGGCACCGCGCCATCTGGAGGCCACCCGACAAATGCACCTGATTCAGGGCGGCTTGGCCACGGAGAACGTGGTCTTCCACCTAAAAGTTAACGAGCATGTCTTTGGACTGCCTCGctttttgttcattttgtGCGCCAGCGTTCTGATCATTGTTGGTGTGATCGTCTGTGTGCTATGTGCCCAGTTTTGGTTCTACCGACGCCATCGGGGGGACAAGCCTTACTATAACTTCTCACTGCTGCCGCAGAGGGGTAAGGAGCAGTTTGGCCTTGAGGACGATGATGCGGGTGATGATGGGGAAACGGAGCTCTTTCGATCTCCCATCAAAC GCGGCATGACCATACAGCCGTACTTTGAcgaggagcagctggagcgCATTCTGCACAcggatgacgatgacgacgacgggCCGCACATGGAGCCAGAACTTGATGTGGCTGACGATAGCGAAGACGACATAGTGATGTTGCATAACAACGGGAACAAAAGACGGCACTAG
- the LOC6615869 gene encoding carboxypeptidase D isoform X2 — MWFFCLALILGCAAGEYSEVRVVQEVDNFLESPHYLKNDEIGELFSQLAKDYPDLAQTYTIGKSLEDRPIYALALSAPTGESKNGDLLRPMVKLVANIQGDEAVGRQMVLYMAEYLATHYDGDPMVQALLNLTEIHFLPTCNPDGFAKAKEGNCESLPNYVGRGNAANIDLNRDFPDRLEQSHVHQLRAQSRQPETAALVNWIVSKPFVLSANFHGGAVVASYPYDNSLAHNECCEESLTPDDRVFKQLAHTYSDNHPIMRKGNNCNDSFSGGITNGAHWYELSGGMQDFNYAFSNCFELTIELSCCKYPAASTLPQEWQRNKASLLQLLRQAHIGIKGLVIDVSGFPIADANVYVAGLEEKPMRTSKRGEYWRLLTPGLYSVHASAFGYQTSAPQQVRVTNDNQEALRLDFKLAPVETNFDGNFRKVKVERSEPPQKLKEQFNGFLTPTKFEHHNFTAMESYLRAISSSYPSLTRLYSIGKSVQGRDLWVLEIFATPGSHVPGVPEFKYVANMHGNEVVGKELLLLLTKYMLERYGNDDRITKLVNGTRMHFLYSMNPDGYEISIEGDRTGGVGRANAHGIDLNRNFPDQYGTDRFNKVTEPEVAAVMNWTLSVPFVLSANLHGGSLVANYPFDDNENDFNDPFMRLRNYSINGRKPNPTEDNALFKHLARIYSNAHPTMHLGQPCELFQNEFFADGITNGAQWYSVTGGMQDWNYVRAECLELTIEMGCDKFPMAAELSRYWQDHREPLLQFIEQVHRGIHGFVHSTIGTPIAGAVVRLDGANHSTYSQVFGDYWKLALPGRHNLTVLGDNYAPLRMEVEVPNAEPFEMRMDITLMPDDPQHWASANDFRIIENVVNTRYHTNPQVRARLAELENQNGQIASFGYADSEFGTLFNYLKMTSDIGEPEEHKYKLLVVSSLYDTTAPLGREILLNLIRHLVEGFKLQDASVVELLKRSVIYFLPQTSKFQNVFDMYNSNTSICDPVLGDELAERILGPETDQAKDVFLQFLRSERFDLMLTFGAGNSDLNYPKGDSVLEKFAHRMQRTEFNYSPLQCPPSATRQLHQETTERLTNMMYRIYNLPVYTLGISCCRMPQQKKIASVWRKNIDKIKNFLALVKTGVSGLVQNDKGQPLREAYVRLLEHDRIINVTKNVARFQLMLPHGLYGLEVTAPNYKSQMIKVDVEDGRVTELGIIRMHPITLIRGVVLELPNNDNKATTTIAGVVLDESNHPVRNAKVSVVGQTQLRNFTGSMGQYRISAVPLGTIILKVEAPRHLEATRQMHLIQGGLATENVVFHLKVNEHVFGLPRFLFILCASVLIIVGVIVCVLCAQFWFYRRHRGDKPYYNFSLLPQRGKEQFGLEDDDAGDDGETELFRSPIKRGMTIQPYFDEEQLERILHTDDDDDDGPHMEPELDVADDSEDDIVMLHNNGNKRRH; from the exons ATGTGGTTTTTCTGCCTGGCCTTGATCCTCGGCTGCGCTGCCGGAGAATACAGCGAAGTCCGGGTCGTCCAGGAAGTGGACAACTTCCTGGAGAGTCCCCACTACCTTAAAAACGATGAAATAGGAGAACTCTTCAGCCAGCTGGCCAAGGATTACCCCGACTTGGCACAGACCTATACAATAGGCAAATCCCTGGAGGATCGACCGATCTACGCCCTAGCCTTAAGTGCACCCACCGGGGAGTCAAAGAATGGAGATCTCCTAAGGCCAATGGTTAAGCTGGTGGCCAACATACAAGGCGATGAAGCCGTGGGTCGTCAGATGGTTCTCTATATGGCCGAATACCTGGCCACCCACTACGATGGGGACCCGATGGTCCAGGCGCTACTAAATCTCACCGAAATCCACTTTCTGCCCACCTGTAATCCCGATGGATTCGCCAAAGCCAAG GAAGGCAACTGCGAGTCGCTGCCCAACTATGTGGGTCGTGGCAATGCGGCCAACATCGACTTGAATCGCGATTTCCCCGATCGCCTGGAGCAGAGCCATGTCCACCAGTTGCGCGCCCAGTCTCGTCAGCCGGAAACAGCAGCCTTGGTAAATTGGATCGTTAGCAAACCGTTTGTGCTCTCTGCCAATTTTCATGGCGGAGCTGTTGTGGCCAGCTATCCCTACGACAACTCCTT GGCTCACAATGAGTGCTGCGAGGAGAGTTTGACTCCGGATGATCGCGTCTTCAAGCAGCTGGCCCACACCTATTCCGACAACCATCCGATTATGAGAAAGGGCAACAATTGCAACGATAGTTTCTCGGGAGGTATCACCAACGGAGCCCACTGGTATGAGTTGTCCGGCGGAATGCAGGACTTTAACTATGCGTTTAGCAACTGTTTCGAGCTGACCATCGAGTTGTCCTGCTGCAAGTATCCGGCAGCTAGCACTTTGCCCCAGGAATGGCAGCGGAACAAGGCatcgctgctgcagctgctgcgccAGGCGCATATCGGCATCAAGGGCCTGGTGATCGATGTCAGTGGCTTTCCAATAGCCGATGCCAATGTCTACGTGGCTGGACTAGAGGAGAAACCCATGCGCACTTCGAAACGAGGAGAATACTGGAGGCTCTTGACCCCGGGACTCTACAGCGTGCACGCCTCTGCTTTTGG TTACCAGACCAGTGCCCCGCAACAAGTCcgggtgaccaacgataaccAGGAGGCCTTGCGCCTGGACTTCAAGCTTGCTCCCGTCGAGACGAACTTTGATG GCAACTTCCGGAAGGTAAAGGTCGAGCGCTCTGAGCCTCCACAGAAGCTCAAGGAGCAGTTCAATGGATTCTTGACCCCGACTAAATTTGAACACCACAACTTTACGGCCATGGAGAG CTACCTGAGGGCGATTAGCAGCAGCTATCCTTCCCTTACACGCCTCTACAGCATCGGTAAGAGCGTCCAGGGTCGTGATCTTTGGGTGCTTGAGATTTTTGCCACGCCGGGTTCTCATGTCCCGGGGGTTCCAGAGTTCAAATATGTGGCCAACATGCATGGCAACGAGGTGGTGGGCAAGGAATTGCTCCTACTCCTCACCAAATATATGCTGGAACGCTATGGCAATGATGACAGGATTACCAAGCTGGTGAATGGCACCcgcatgcattttttgtaCAGCATGAACCCCGATGGGTATGAGATCTCCATCGAGGGCGACAGAACCGGCGGAGTTGGAAGAGCGAATGCGCATGGAATTGATTTGAACAGAAACTTCCCCGATCAATATGGCACGGACCGGTTCAATAAGGTGACGGAACCCGAGGTGGCTGCCGTCATGAACTGGACACTGTCGGTGCCATTTGTTTTGTCCGCCAATCTCCATGGCGGCTCCTTGGTTGCGAACTACCCCTTCGACGATAACGAAAATGATTTTAATGATCCGTTTATGAGACTCCGCAATTATAGTATCAATGGCCGCAAGCCAAATCCCACCGAGGATAATGCTCTTTTCAAACACCTCGCCCGGATTTATTCAAACGCACACCCCACTATGCACCTGGGCCAGCCATGTGAGCTCTTCCAGAATGAATTCTTCGCTGATGGCATCACCAATGGTGCTCAATGGTATAGTGTTACTGGGGGAATGCAGGACTGGAACTATGTGCGGGCTGAATGCCTGGAGCTAACCATCGAAATGGGTTGCGATAAGTTTCCCATGGCCGCCGAGCTTTCGCGATACTGGCAGGATCATCGCGAGCCTCTGCTACAGTTTATTGAGCAAGTGCATCGCGGCATTCATGGATTTGTGCATAGCACCATTGGCACGCCGATTGCGGGAGCTGTTGTTCGTTTAGATGGAGCCAATCATTCGACCTACAGTCAAGTCTTCGGGGACTATTGGAAGCTAGCGCTGCCTGGTCGACATAATCTCACTGTGCTGGGGGACAACTATGCACCACTACGAATGGAAGTTGAAGTCCCCAACGCCGAACCCTTCGAAATGCGGATGGATATCACCCTCATGCCAGACGATCCCCAGCATTGGGCATCCGCCAATGACTTTAGGATTATTGAAAACGTGGTCAACACAAGGTATCACACTAACCCGCAAGTTCGCGCACGCCTTGCGGAGCTGGAGAACCAAAATGGACAGATCGCCAGCTTTGGATATGCCGATTCTGAATTTGGCACACTCTTCAATTACCTCAAAATGACATCTGAT ATTGGCGAGCCCGAGGAACACAAGTACAAGCTGTTGGTGGTTAGTTCCCTATATGATACAACGGCTCCTCTGGGCAGGGAAATTCTGCTCAACCTAATACGACACTTGGTCGAAGGATTTAAGCTGCAGGACGCGTCTGTGGTCGAGTTGCTGAAACGAAGTGTTATCTACTTTCTACCGCAGACTAGCAAGTTCCAAAATGTCTTTGACATGTACAACAGCAA CACCTCCATTTGCGACCCAGTCCTGGGGGATGAGTTAGCAGAGCGCATTCTTGGCCCGGAGACAGACCAGGCCAAGGACgtatttttgcaatttttgcgTAGCGAACGCTTTGATTTGATGCTTACCTTTGGAGCAGGCAACTCCGACTTGAACTATCCCAAAGGGGACTCGGTGCTAGAGAAGTTTGCCCACAGAATGCAGCGAACGGAGTTTAACTACTCGCCCCTGCAGTGCCCTCCATCCGCCACGAGACAGCTCCACCAGGAGACCACCGAGAGATTGACCAATATGATGTACCGCATATACAATTTACCCGTTTACACCTTGGGCATTTCCTGCTGCCGCATGCCGCAACAAAAGAAAATCGCTTCCGTTTGGCGCAAAAACATCGATAAGATTAAGAACTTTTTGGCTCTGGTGAAAACCGGAGTAAGTGGCTTGGTGCAGAACGATAAAGGACAACCATTGAGGGAGGCCTATGTCCGATTGTTGGAGCACGATAGAATCATTAATGTTACCAAGAATGTGGCGAGATTCCAGTTGATGCTGCCCCATGGTCTTTATGGATTGGAGGTAACCGCTCCCAACTACAAGTCGCAAATGATTAAGGTGGACGTAGAAGATGGTAGAGTCACGGAATTGGGCATTATACGCATGCATCCAATCACGTTGATTCGTGGCGTTGTTCTGGAGCTGCCAAATAACGATAACAAAGCCACTACTACCATTGCAGGAGTGGTGCTGGATGAGAGCAACCACCCAGTGCGGAACGCCAAGGTCTCGGTGGTGGGGCAGACTCAATTGAGGAACTTTACAGGCAGCATGGGACAGTATCGTATATCGGCGGTACCCCTAGGCACCATCATTCTAAAAGTAGAGGCACCGCGCCATCTGGAGGCCACCCGACAAATGCACCTGATTCAGGGCGGCTTGGCCACGGAGAACGTGGTCTTCCACCTAAAAGTTAACGAGCATGTCTTTGGACTGCCTCGctttttgttcattttgtGCGCCAGCGTTCTGATCATTGTTGGTGTGATCGTCTGTGTGCTATGTGCCCAGTTTTGGTTCTACCGACGCCATCGGGGGGACAAGCCTTACTATAACTTCTCACTGCTGCCGCAGAGGGGTAAGGAGCAGTTTGGCCTTGAGGACGATGATGCGGGTGATGATGGGGAAACGGAGCTCTTTCGATCTCCCATCAAAC GCGGCATGACCATACAGCCGTACTTTGAcgaggagcagctggagcgCATTCTGCACAcggatgacgatgacgacgacgggCCGCACATGGAGCCAGAACTTGATGTGGCTGACGATAGCGAAGACGACATAGTGATGTTGCATAACAACGGGAACAAAAGACGGCACTAG